In Candidatus Delongbacteria bacterium, the DNA window CCTCCTGTTTGTATCATGCTTTTTCGCTTATCTCACCTTTTTATTGTCTGCCACTGAAATTCGCTTTGTGGCATTTTATATCTAATCAGGCGTTGGCAAGTTCTCTGGCTTGGTTCCTCTCAACTCATCTTGTGTCCCTGATCTTTCATCCAACATTCACGACAACGGCCTTCAACATCTCCGATGTCGCACGCTCCACGCTTTCCCGCACCGGTTCCAACGCCAGCCTGGCGTAAACTTCAGTCGTCACCTTGGACTCATGACCCAGGGTTTTCTGGATAACTTCAAGCGGAGCGCCCGTGTCGATTTGGAATGACGCCAAGCTGCGGCGCAGGTCATGGATGTGGAGGTCCTTCAGCCCCGCGCGCTTGCAAACACGCAACCAGCCGAACTTGGGATCCACCATGTGCTCGTTGTCGCGGCCTTCGCGGCCTGGGAACACGTATTCGCCGCTTTTGGTTGCCTGGCGCGCCTGCAGAATGCCTACGGCAGCAGTTGAGAGCACCACGTTGAGCTGCCTGCTGGTCTTAGATGATGCAGCGGGGACGATCCACAGCCCGGGCTCTAGCACAACATCTGCCCAGCGCATAGCCAACAGGTTGCCCTTGCGCGCGCCTGTGAACAGGGCGAGAAGCACGAAGTCGCGGATGTCCGCGTTGGGCTCCTCAAACACAGCCTTGAAGAATGCCGGCAACTCGTCCTGGGACAGCCTGCGTGTGCGGGCCTCCTCGCGGTAGAACGTGATGGCGTTGCCCGGATTGGGCATCTCCAGCTCGTGCTCGCGGATGGCGCGATTGATGACAGCCCGCAACAGGGCCACCACGCGGTTGGCTTGATGATGGCCGTGATTGTCGCCGATCGTCTGGTGGAGGGCGACCACTTCGCGCCGACGGATGGACTTCATGGGGCGCGTGGCCCAGGCCGCCAAATACTTCTCCCACTGCGACTGATAGTCGTAGATGGTCCTGGGCTTCCGGTGCCGGTCCAGGTACTGGCGGTACTCGTCAAATGCGACCTGCAGCGTGATCTGGGCGGCACGATCTAGGCGGCGTCGCTCCGTCCCCACCGTTTCCCCTTTGACCACTCGCAAAAGGATCTCCGCTGCCATTCGCCGCGCCAGGGGGATGGACACCTGGGGGTAGCTCCCAATCCGGATCTCCTCTTTCTTGCCTCCCACCAACTTTACGACGTAGAAGGACTTGGATCCCTTTGCTGTTACCATGATGGCCAGTGGCGGGACTTGCTCGTCGTACACCCATTCACGGCTCTTGATGGCCACGAGATCGTTCAAGACCTGCTGAGTGAATCGTATCCGTCGCGCCATATCCTATCCCTCTGATTGGCTTCCCGGTCCCATGCCGGTCCCATGGTTTCGCCAGGAATGTAGGGGAAAACAGGGGAAAGGCGGGCAAATTTTCAAAGCTGAATTTCGACAAAAGGCATTGACTGTCGGCGCTTTTACCATGACTCGATAACTCCCCATCACGTCTTGAGAAACTAGTAAACCCAACTACGGATCAGAAGGTTGGGGGTTCGACTCCTCCTGGGTGCACTGACAGTCAAAGGGTTCCGCCTCGCGGGACCCTTTCTTTTTGCCCCGTCTACTCCCTGTCTACTCCACTGAAGAAAACGCCCCACCGCTTGGAGGCGGAGGGGCGCTGGAATTCAACCATCTGGGCAGCAACAGTTTGGCGTTACGGTGGGTGCTTGGAGAGGGTCGGGAAGAGCCGCCGGATGCGCGTCACATAGCCGCGCGTCTCGTCGGCGTTCTTGCCAGTCACAAGGTGCAGCCGCACTGCCACCGGGGTCCATTCATTCGCGTTCAGGTTGACCGCCACCAGGCGCTGGGCTTTCAGGATGTTGCCCGCACCGGCATTGTAGCTGGCCAGCGTGAAGGCCATCCTCTCCACCAGCGGCCTGGGTGCTTTCCAGATCGCCCACATGCGGGCGTCATAGTAGATGCCGGCCTGGATGGACTGCCGCACCTCCCAGGGGTTGGTCAGGCCGAGTTTGGGCGCCATGTCCTTCCACGTCCCCGGCATGACCTGCATGACGCCCCTGGCCCCGCACCAGCTCTGGGCCGTCGAGTCCAGGGCGCTCTCCGCGATGGCTTGCGCCTTCCACCAGCGCCAGTCGAAGTCCACCCCGAAGTAGCGCTTGGAGTACTTCTGGAAGTGGGGGTCGAAGCGGCTGGTCCAGGCCCCGGCCACGGCGACCAGAACGAGCACGGCGACCAAGGCGACCAAGGCCCGGTGTGTTGGCCACAGCCGGCCCGTGTGCCCCGTTCCCATTAGTTCAGGCCTGCTGATACCAGATGGGCGCAGAAGAGAAGCAGCACGCCCGCCAGGATGGCTGCGGCCACGTTGCCCTTCTTGATCTCGGGGATGAAGTCGATGCCCGGGAAGAGCCAGCGGTCGGCCGCCTTCCAGAGGCTGGTGGCCAGGAGCACGGTCAGGCCTGTGTAGGCCAGGTTGATTGTGGCAGCGCGGATGAGCTGGTCGAACATGGGTTCCCTCCTCAGAATGCCTTGAAGACGAAGACGCCCACGGCCCCGGCGCAGGCGGACACGGCTGCGCCCCAGGGGTCGAGCCTGGCGCCGGCCAGCACCTCCGGGTGGCCATCCCGGACGCCCAGGCCAACCAGTGGGTGGAAGCGGTCCCTCCACGTGTGCTCGCGCGGTTGCACGGCCAGGGTGACGCCGGCGGACAGGAATGGACTGGATGTCCGCGTGATCGCCCGCCAGCCGTCCGCGCCCTCAACCAGGTCAATGGCCACGCCGGCGTGAACCTGAAGACGGTCCAGGTGCACGGCTAGGCTGGGCAGCCAGTCTGGCCCGGGCTGGTCCAGGCCCACAGTTCCCGCTACGTGGACCCCGTCCAGGCTGTCCCCGTCCACCAGTGTGAAAGGCACGTCGTAGTGGATGAGCCCGCCGGCGGCCGGCGTCTGGCGCGCGCTATCCACCAGGACCTGGACGTTCGGGAGGTCCTCGCCGGCCAGGTCCAGCCGCAGGCGCAGGTCCACCTGGGCCCAGGTGGCAGCCTTCAAGGCCCGGGTCAGGCGCTGGATGGACGCGTCCCTTTCCAGCAACACGCCCTCCAGGCCCCGCGTCACGGTCGTGGAGTCGTCCACCTGGATAGGCTGCTCAGCCGCGGCCGCGGCGCGTAGGGCGTCCACCGCACTCGACTGGGCCTGGCGCACGCGCCACTCCTGCCAGCCGGCGAGGGCCAGCAGGACCGCCACGAGGAGTGCCCAGAACCGATTCACGCAGCACCCTTCATGTGCAGGCGCCGAATCTCGCCGACCTCGCTCTCCAGCCGTGCCAGGGATCCCGCCTGGGCGGCCTGAGTGCCCGCCACCTGTGCCAAACTGCCCTCGATGCGGCCCAGGCTCTGCTGGATCTTGGCCTGGGTTTCCACGTAAATGCGCAGGGTCGTCTCGGTCTCCACCTGCTTCATGCGTAGGTCGTCCAGGCGCTGCTGCTGGTCATCCCGCAGCATCTCCATGCGCCCTTCTTGCTCCTTGCGCAACTCACCGAGGCGGTGGGCGTGGTCCTCGCGCAGGGCGGTCAGCTCGCGCTCGTTGCGGATCCCGCGGTCGCTGATGGGCTTGATGATGTAGGCCAGGATGATGGTTACGATGAGGGTGACAGCCCCGAACAGCCAGCCACCCCAGGTCGCCAGTCCGCTTTCGCCTAGCATGCGCGACTCCTTCCACCAAACCCGTCAAGCGAGGGTCACTTCCGTTCCCGCCCCATTCATCGCCACGGCACCGTTGCGCACGTAGATGCCTTTGTTCGCGCCCGCCGTCACCGCGAACCACTCGCCGTCGTCCACCTGCAGTTGGGTGGGCATCGAGGTGAAAGACCGCAGCCGGACTTTGCCAGCCGTGGCGTTGAAGATCTTGCCGGTGGGAAGGGTAGCCGTGGATCCCGAGCCTGTCAGAATGCCGCCCGAGACCTTGGTCAGGCTGGCGGCGCTGCTGGCGATCTTCGTGTCGGTGACGGCGCTGGTGGCGAGCTGGGTGGCCCCGACCGCGCTTGAGGCGATCTTGGTGGTCGACACTGATCCGTCTGCGAGGCCGTTGTTCGTGACGGCATCCTTGGCGATCTCCTTGGAAGTGACGGCGTCCAGGATGGCCAGCGCGCCCCGGTTCTTGATGGAGGCAGACGCCAGGTTGATGTCGCCGTTCAGCAGGTTCCCGACCTTCACACGCCCGTAAATGGTCCCGTCGGAGACGTTGTCCAGCGTGCTGAGCTCCGTCAGGATGCTGGGCGTCCAGGCAGGCACCCACTCGCCCGGGACGGCCTGCACGGCGTCCACGAAGCCGATGCCGATACCGGTCCCCGTGCCATCCGCAATGCCGAAACGGAGCTTCACATGGCTCGTCCCGGCCGGAAGATCCGCGCGCTTCACCTGCGCGATGTATTGCGTGAAGGTTGTCACCGTGTCGACGTGATCTGCCCAGACGACAGCCGATCCCAGGTCCGTGCCAGCGGCGTTGAAGAAGTGCGCCTCGGCCTTCAGGCTGGACGTCCCGGCAAAGATCTCGCCGGAGATCCAGCAGGAGAGCATCAGGGAGCCCGTGAAGCGCGAGAAGTCGATGGCATTCGACCAGCCGCTCCACAGGTCGACGCCCACTGCCTCGATGCGCATGGTGTAGCCGCCCAGGAACACGCGCTCCGTGGACCGGGTGATTGTTCCGGTTGGCATTAGATCCAGGCCGCCGTTTCGAAGCTGCCATTGATGATCAGGTTGACGGTGGAGAGCTCCGAGAAGACGCCGGCGTCCACCTTCTCGCGCGTGACGGCGCCAGCCGCTAGCTTGACTGCCGTCACGGCGTCCGTCGCCAACTGCGCAGCGCCAATGGCCCCGGTTCCCACGTGAGTGGCGCCGACGGCGCCGGCGGCGATCTTCGTGCCGCTGACCGCCCCGTCCGCCAGGCGGTCCGTGGCCACGGCGCCAGCCGCGATCTTGGCCGTGGAGACGGCAGCGTCGATCAGCTGCGTGCTGCCAACGGCCGCGCTGCCCATCTTGGCCTGGGTGACGGCCGCGTCGGCGAGCTTGGTGGTGCCGACCGACGCGTCGGCCAGGTTGCTGGAGCCCACGGCCGCCGCGCCGAGCTTGGCCGTCGTCACCGCCCCGTCCGCCAGCTTGGCGTTGGTGACGGCACTGGCGCCCAGCTCGGTGGAGCCCACAACGCCCGCCGCGATCTTGCCGCTGGTGACCGCGCCCGTGGCGATCTTTGAGGCGCCCACCGCCCCGTCGACGATCTTGGCCGCTGAGACGGACCCGTCGGCGAGCTTGGTGCCCGTCACGGCCCCAGCCGCCAGCTTGTTGCCCGTCACCGCCGCGTCCTGCAGGGCGCCCTCGGCCACTTTGGCCGCGCCGATGAGGCCGGCACTCGTCACGACGGTGGAGCCATCGGCCAGGTGGATCAGCGGTGTGCCACTGCCCAGGGCGATGGAGCCGTCCGCCTGGCGCTGCAGGGCGTTGGAGGTCACCTTCCCCAGCGAGGCCGTGTCGGCCGCCAGGCGCGTGTTGTCCACGGCGTTCGTGGCGAGCTTGGCCGTGGCGATGGCGGCATCGGCGATCTTCGCCGTGGTGACGGCCGCCGCCCCCAGCTTGTTCGTGGTGACGGCGCCATCGGCGAGCTTGGTCTCCGTGACCGCGCCGGCCGAGATTTTCGTGTCGATGACGGCATTCGTGCCGAGCTGCGTGGACCCCACCGCGCCCGCAGCCAACTGCGTCGCGCCCACCGCGCCCGCAGCGATCTTGGCGGAACCCACCGCTCCATCGGCGATCGAGGCCTGCACGACTTTCGCAGGCGCGATGTTCGCGCTGGCGTCCGTCAGATCGATGAGCTTCCGGCCCGGCGCCACGGGCGTGTTCCAGTCCCCTGTGCCCTTCAGGTCGAGGATGGTCGCCGTCAGGTTGGGGTCGGCCTCGCCCGAGACGACGGCCTTCTTGACCAGGGCGTTTCGGCCCAGCGCCCCAACCGTGTTGCGCCGGCTGTAGAGGGCGTCGAAGTGGGTCACCGTCCCCACCGGCAGGGCCGAGAGCTTGATGAAGACCGTGGAGAGCGGCACGGCGCCGCCATCGTTGAGCCACCAGCCGGCCCCAAGCCCTGAGCCCGACTGCACGTCGCCGGGAGTGACGACGGACGTGCCGTTCTGGTTGAGGCAGATGCCCGTCACTGTGACCGGGTTGCCTCCGGCATCCAGGAGGTCGCCGCCGGCGGAGTTCAGCAGGTCGAAGAGACCGGCCAGCGAATCGCCCGTCTCGCCGATGTTGATGGCCGCGCCCGCCGCCTGGTAGGCTAGGCGATAGGTGAAGACGCCCCCGCCGGCAGCGTGGATGCTGCCCACCGGCACGCTATTGTCCTCATGGGGCTCGGCGATGGCTCGGGCATGGAGAGCCGCGGCGTTCTGCACCGCCGTGTCGACCACCGTGCCATCCGTTGCTTTCAGGTCGGCGGTCACCTGCCCCGTGGTCGTGTCGATCAGCGTACGGATGCCACCAGGCGCGTGGATGTCCTCCTGGACCAGGTTTCCCTTCACCCGGCCGTCCGTGCGAAGAGCCGCGAGCTTGCCCTGGGCGCTGGCGTCCAGCTTGGTCTCGGGCAGGATGCCGTCGGCGATCTTCGACGGCAGGTCGATGCGCGCCAGGTTGGTGTTGGGCAGCTCGCCCGTCACCTTGGTGACCAGGTTCACGGAGCCGTCGGCGATCTTAGTTGTGCCCACCGCGCCATCGGCCAGCTTGGGCTGGAGCACGGCCCCGTCCTGGATGGAGCCGGGCGTGATCTCGCCCGAGGGGTTCACCTCCTTCACGCGCCGGTAAGTCTCGCCATCCGAGACCAAGTCCAGCGAGTCCTGCTCCTTCAGGCCGTAGGGAGTCCAGTGGGTGGGAAAGGAGCCCTGCTCGACCTTGACCCCATCCACGTAGGCCGTGCCCGACGCCAGTGCCCCGTCCCAGCCGAAGGAGAGCTTGATGAAGACCGTGCCCAGGGGCAGCTCGCCCGCGTCGCCGAGCTTCGACATGTCGAAAGAGCGCCAATAGCGCGTGAACTGGGTCTCGCCCGACTGCGTGAGCACCGTCCAGTCGATGGGCGTCATGGGCATGTGGTCTTCGTAGAAAGGCGTGATTCGGGCGTAGAAGGTGCCGGCGTTCCGCAGGTGCATGCGGATGTAGGTCGAGATGCAGACCTTCGACAGGCCGCGCAGGTCGATGAAGTTGACCTTAGCCAGGCTGGTGGCGGACGGTCCGCCCTCGGCCTGGATCTTCATCGAGTAGCCGCCGAAGACCGAGCAGTCCGTGGACCGCGTGATGAGTACCGACATGATTCCTCCTACCAGGCTTCCTGTTCGAATGACC includes these proteins:
- a CDS encoding transglycosylase SLT domain-containing protein, encoding MLVLVAVAGAWTSRFDPHFQKYSKRYFGVDFDWRWWKAQAIAESALDSTAQSWCGARGVMQVMPGTWKDMAPKLGLTNPWEVRQSIQAGIYYDARMWAIWKAPRPLVERMAFTLASYNAGAGNILKAQRLVAVNLNANEWTPVAVRLHLVTGKNADETRGYVTRIRRLFPTLSKHPP
- a CDS encoding DUF350 domain-containing protein; this translates as MFDQLIRAATINLAYTGLTVLLATSLWKAADRWLFPGIDFIPEIKKGNVAAAILAGVLLLFCAHLVSAGLN
- a CDS encoding tyrosine-type recombinase/integrase, giving the protein MNDLVAIKSREWVYDEQVPPLAIMVTAKGSKSFYVVKLVGGKKEEIRIGSYPQVSIPLARRMAAEILLRVVKGETVGTERRRLDRAAQITLQVAFDEYRQYLDRHRKPRTIYDYQSQWEKYLAAWATRPMKSIRRREVVALHQTIGDNHGHHQANRVVALLRAVINRAIREHELEMPNPGNAITFYREEARTRRLSQDELPAFFKAVFEEPNADIRDFVLLALFTGARKGNLLAMRWADVVLEPGLWIVPAASSKTSRQLNVVLSTAAVGILQARQATKSGEYVFPGREGRDNEHMVDPKFGWLRVCKRAGLKDLHIHDLRRSLASFQIDTGAPLEVIQKTLGHESKVTTEVYARLALEPVRESVERATSEMLKAVVVNVG